The Pseudodesulfovibrio sediminis genome includes the window CGTTCCAGATGCGGACCCACTTGCCGTAGTCGGAGGGGTTCTCCTTCCAGACAAAGTTGTCCATGACGCTGAGGTCCTTGATGAAAATGCGATCCTGTTCTTCAGCGGACAGGGAGTCGCGGGCCGTGGAGGTGCTGATGGCATACGGACCGTCAAGCGCGAGCTTGTGGCCGTAGTCGGGGCCGAGCACGAAGTTGATGAGTTCGTGTGCCGCGGCAGCGCTTTCCGGTGTGGTGCCCTGCGGAATGGCGCAGGTGTCACACCAGCCGATGACGCCTTCCTTGGGTTTGGCCATGCCCATGTCGATGCCCTTGGCGCGGAGATCGTAGTAGGGCGGCACCCAGGAGAATGCGCAGACGACTTCGCCAGCTGCAAAGAGGTTGGTGAGGTCGGCAATGGAGTTCCAGTAGGTGCGCAGCAGTTTCTTCTGGGAGATGCAGGCCTTTTTGCATTCGGCCAGTTCCTTGTCGTCCATTTTGAAAATACGGTCGCGATCAATACCGACATACATGGCGGCGATGGCGATGCCTTCCAGTGCGTAGTCACGCATGGCCAGGCGGCCTTTGTATTTGGTGCCCTCGAACAGGGTGGACCAATCAGGCTCTTCATCCATCAGATCGGCACGGTATACGATGGGGTTGATGCCCCAATAGAAGGGGATGCCGTAGGTCTGGCCGTCTTTTTTGCCCAGCGAGGTGTTCTTGAACGGTGAATACAGTTTCGCGGCATTGGGGATTTTGGCGAGATCGAGCGGCTGGAGGAGACCCGCAGCGACATAGAGCTCAACCTTGTCCAGTCCGGGGGTGATGAGGTCCCAGTCGGAACCGCCACCGGCACGGATCTTGGCGAACTGTTCGTCATCGGAGCCGATAAAGCCTTTTTGAATGGAAATGCCTGAGCTTTTGACGAAATCCGCAATGTATTTGTCATAGGCGAGGTTCTCCCAGGTGAGCCAGTTCACCTCTTTGGCTGATGACGCCATGGACATGCCGGGGAGGCCGGCCATCAGTGCTCCAGTTGCTCCCATTGCCGCCAGTTTCATGAATTCTCTTCTACGCATGGTCCCTCCTTGGGAAGTGCTGAGTTGTGCGGGTGTTGTGATGTGAGCAATAAGAGCAAGTCGTATGCCATCTGGTGGATACGTTCTTGTTGAATTAGCTTTTTTTGAAAAAAAATTGGCGTCAAAATTGAATTTAATCACAATAAATTACAAAAAAAGCAAAATATGGTCAAATTGGTCGGAGTCAGTGGGCGCTCTTCGTCCTGATGGAGGCTTGAGCCCGGGGGTGAAGTTGAGGAAAGTTCTCGATGAAAGCGGTTTTGTATCATTTTGATACCAGATTGCGCCTCAGAGCTTGATTCAAACCGAGTAACACCATGATATACCGCCTGTTCTTGGATTTGAAAGGGGTAGATTTTTCATGGTATCGTTTTGATATTTCGATTAACAAAAATGTTGCAGTTTTGCCGAAATCCAGCGGTGGCGCGTTTTTAGTCAGAATATCTGGTGTTGTTTTAATATATTAATCGACTGAAATAATGAGGACAAAATATGACCAGCATGCTTGGGTACTTTTTTTGGAGTATCGACAAAACGAGAGTACATTGATAACTGGTTATTCAATGAAAATTGAGTACCTGTTTATAGAATAGTAGTGGTGGAATCTGGCGTGAATCAGGGATATGTGTATGGTTGTCATATTAGTTCTCATACGAGTCCTGTTATTGGTATCAGCCTTTTGTCTGTTGGTGTACGTGGGGCGGAAAGAGCATGTGCGGCGTGCCTCCGGTTGGATCTGGGTGATTCTCGGGTTCGGCGCTGTTGCGTTGGGAAGCCTTCTCCAGTTGGGCATGAATGTGCCCGCACTTCAAGAATACATCCTGTTCTCCGATCTGGAGACCAACAATCTGTTTGCGGAAATCTTTGGGTATTCCCTGGGTATTTGTTTTGTTCTGATGGGGGTCTGGAAGCTGGCGCCGACCCTGTATAAGTTTTATGTTTCAGAGCAAAAGCTGAAGGCAAGCGAACAGAGACTGCAGGCTATCGTCAACTCTTCCATCCAAGGTATTGTGATCGTTCAGGGAGGCAATATTGTCTTCACGAATCCAAGCATGGAAAAGATGTTCAATTGTACCAAAGAAGACTTGATCGGTGCCAGGGCGATAGATTTCATCGTCAAGGCTGATCAGGACAGGGTGTATGCTCGCCGGGATGCGATCCTTGCGCAAAAGAAGGACAAAAGCATCGGCAAATACAAACTCCTGACCAAGGATGGTGATATTCGTTCTGCACTCATCTCCGCTCAATACATCAAGTGGGACGGGGAAGACGCGTTTCTAAGCATCATCTCCGATGTCACGGAGTTGGAACAGATTGAAGAGAGCCTCTCGGCCATTGTCAATACGGCGACTGAAGCCATCGGCATATTTCAGGATGAGCACCTTGTGTATTGCAACCCGATCATGATCTCGATGTTCGGGTATTCATTCGAGGAATTGCAGAGCATACCGTTCTATGACTTTGTCCATCCGGAAGACAGGGAAATGCTCTACAGGCGATATGGCGATCGTCAGGCCGGAAAGGATGTGCCCAATCAGTATGATTGCCGTCTCCTTACGCGTGACGGTACCCTTGTCTGGGTCATGATCAGTGCCGGTATCATGAACTGGAAGGGCAGGGTGGCGACCATCACCATCCTGACCAACGTGACCGAACGCAAAAAGCATGAAGAGGAGATTCGTCTGGCCAAGAAAAACCTTGAGGCCCGGGTTGAGGAGAGAACACGGAATCTCAGTGAGATCAACGAACAGCTCATGGAGATCAACAATCAGAAATCCGCTTTTGTCTCTGCGGCATCGCATGAAGTGAGGACGCCCCTTGCCTCGATTCTCGGTTTCGCCATTCTCGTGAACAAGACGCTGAAGAAAACGGTTGTTCCTGCTGTCGAGGAAGACGCTGAAGTGCTTGCCAAGGTGGAGCGGGCCATTGGAAATCTCGATATTGTCAAGGAAGAGGGAGAGCGGCTGACCCGGCTTCTCGATGGAATACTGGACATCAGCGAGATCGAGGCTGGCAGAATGGAATGGCGGGACGAATCCCTGCTGATCCTGCCTCTTGTGGAAGTGGCCATGGCAGAGGCCAAATTGCAGCTGTCGCCCGGGGTTTCAATGCAGGTGAAGGCCGACAGCATCGCGTATCGCGTGTTTGCGGATCTGGATCGTATCACCCAGGTCGTCACCAACCTGCTCGACAACGCGGTCAAGTTCACGAACGAGGGCGAGATCATCGTGTCAATTTGTGAAAAGGAAACAGATGTTTTGGAGATCCGTGTTTCGGATACCGGAATCGGGATGACGTCTGAAGAACGGCAACTGGTTTTTCAGAAATATTATCAGGCTGATTCCTGTTTCAAGGGGATATCCATGGCTTCTAAGGGAGCCGGTCTCGGATTGGCGATATCCAAGGAGATCGTCGAATATTATGGTGGCGAAATCGGTGTTGAACCTGGTCCGGGAGGCGTTGGCTCAAGCTTTTATTTCACGTTACCGTTGTTGAGGACCGAGTAGACACCTGGTCATATCTCCAAGCTGATTCCATTGCCCTGTTTTGTCTTTTTGCCGATGCCAATGTGAGAGCGCGTTTCCATGAAGCTGTTTTATTCCTGCCTGATTGCGTGTTGCTGTTTCCTTGTCATTCACCCGCTGCGTTGTCTGGCGGTCGAGGAAGGTGATCCGCGTCACGTCATGGGTGTCGGTGCTTCATGGTTGCCGAGTCCTTTTTCCTGAGAGTGCAGTGTCGATTGGCGTCATCCTGTCCGCCTGCAACTGTGCATCGGTATCCTGACCATTACCACAAAGAGAGCACCGTCTTCTGGATACCGCGTGCCCCTAAGCGCAGACCGTGGAAGTCCTGGTTGGGGCAGGCCGAAAAACCGGGCTTGCATCGCTTTTGCCGACGGTGTTAAAGGAGGAACGCTTGAAGTGAGCATAGACAGCCTGTTCGGTGCCGCGCCCCTTCAAACGCTTTTTGAACACAGAACCTGGAGATTCTACTCATGGATACCAAACTGCTCGAAGAATTGACCACACTGATCGACAACTGGGATGCTGACCCGAACAAGACCAAGGAATGCTTCACCGGCCTGAAGGATCATCTGGAAGGATTGGATGGGGTCAACCTGGATTTCGTGGCCCGTCCCGGCATCACTTATTCATTGCGGGCCGCACATGCCAAACAGACCAAGCGCAGCCTGTTCGCCATGGTCGACGTCATTGATGACGATCCGGCTGATCGCTGGCTGTCTGTCTGTTTTTACAAGGAACTGGTAAG containing:
- a CDS encoding ABC transporter substrate-binding protein, giving the protein MRRREFMKLAAMGATGALMAGLPGMSMASSAKEVNWLTWENLAYDKYIADFVKSSGISIQKGFIGSDDEQFAKIRAGGGSDWDLITPGLDKVELYVAAGLLQPLDLAKIPNAAKLYSPFKNTSLGKKDGQTYGIPFYWGINPIVYRADLMDEEPDWSTLFEGTKYKGRLAMRDYALEGIAIAAMYVGIDRDRIFKMDDKELAECKKACISQKKLLRTYWNSIADLTNLFAAGEVVCAFSWVPPYYDLRAKGIDMGMAKPKEGVIGWCDTCAIPQGTTPESAAAAHELINFVLGPDYGHKLALDGPYAISTSTARDSLSAEEQDRIFIKDLSVMDNFVWKENPSDYGKWVRIWNEVKAS
- a CDS encoding sensor histidine kinase — translated: MVVILVLIRVLLLVSAFCLLVYVGRKEHVRRASGWIWVILGFGAVALGSLLQLGMNVPALQEYILFSDLETNNLFAEIFGYSLGICFVLMGVWKLAPTLYKFYVSEQKLKASEQRLQAIVNSSIQGIVIVQGGNIVFTNPSMEKMFNCTKEDLIGARAIDFIVKADQDRVYARRDAILAQKKDKSIGKYKLLTKDGDIRSALISAQYIKWDGEDAFLSIISDVTELEQIEESLSAIVNTATEAIGIFQDEHLVYCNPIMISMFGYSFEELQSIPFYDFVHPEDREMLYRRYGDRQAGKDVPNQYDCRLLTRDGTLVWVMISAGIMNWKGRVATITILTNVTERKKHEEEIRLAKKNLEARVEERTRNLSEINEQLMEINNQKSAFVSAASHEVRTPLASILGFAILVNKTLKKTVVPAVEEDAEVLAKVERAIGNLDIVKEEGERLTRLLDGILDISEIEAGRMEWRDESLLILPLVEVAMAEAKLQLSPGVSMQVKADSIAYRVFADLDRITQVVTNLLDNAVKFTNEGEIIVSICEKETDVLEIRVSDTGIGMTSEERQLVFQKYYQADSCFKGISMASKGAGLGLAISKEIVEYYGGEIGVEPGPGGVGSSFYFTLPLLRTE